One region of Glutamicibacter sp. B1 genomic DNA includes:
- a CDS encoding ammonium transporter has protein sequence MELDVASLWILIAAALVLMMTPALGIFYGGMTRSTGVVNMMLMSFSAAAITAVVWVLWGYSFSAGEPTIAGIVGNPISDFAMHNTEQADLLSAGFSGTFAMISVAIISGAIADRARFAPWLFFIPLWVTLVYAPVAFWVWGGGLLSSDGFLGKIFGEAIDFAGGAVVHTNAGIAALVLALKLGQRHNFHDRPQPHNTPLVMLGAGLLWFGWFGFNAGAATTIEQAGLIWINTFAAPGAAVLGWILVEKLRGERASSVGVASGLVSGLVAITPSCADLAPWAALLLGVLAGAGSAWAVNLKWKLGYDDSLDVVGVHLVAGIIGTLFLGFFALPTEESAGGLFYGGGLSQLVAQFMTLLVVMIFSAAMTWVIASVIGKFSPWRVSADIEIAGIDAAEHNDAGYQLASK, from the coding sequence ATGGAGTTGGACGTAGCCAGCTTATGGATCCTAATAGCAGCCGCGCTTGTCTTGATGATGACACCGGCACTGGGAATTTTCTACGGCGGCATGACCCGCTCTACCGGCGTTGTGAACATGATGCTGATGAGCTTTTCTGCCGCAGCAATTACCGCAGTGGTTTGGGTGCTGTGGGGGTACTCATTCTCCGCTGGTGAACCAACCATCGCAGGCATCGTCGGAAATCCAATAAGCGATTTTGCCATGCACAATACCGAACAAGCGGACCTACTCTCTGCAGGATTCTCTGGCACCTTCGCCATGATTTCGGTGGCCATTATTTCTGGCGCCATTGCCGACCGTGCTCGCTTTGCGCCATGGCTCTTCTTCATCCCACTGTGGGTCACCCTGGTCTACGCACCGGTGGCCTTCTGGGTATGGGGTGGAGGATTGCTCTCCTCCGATGGTTTCCTTGGCAAGATCTTCGGAGAAGCCATTGACTTCGCTGGTGGTGCTGTAGTTCACACCAACGCTGGTATCGCCGCACTTGTCCTCGCACTCAAGCTCGGTCAGCGTCACAACTTCCACGATCGCCCTCAGCCACACAACACCCCACTGGTCATGCTTGGTGCAGGCCTACTGTGGTTCGGCTGGTTCGGTTTCAACGCTGGTGCCGCCACCACCATTGAGCAGGCTGGTCTGATCTGGATCAACACCTTCGCAGCGCCAGGCGCAGCAGTTCTTGGCTGGATCCTCGTTGAAAAGCTGCGCGGGGAACGCGCCAGCTCGGTAGGTGTTGCCTCAGGCCTAGTCTCCGGTTTGGTTGCTATCACCCCTTCGTGTGCAGATCTGGCCCCATGGGCGGCACTACTGCTGGGTGTACTGGCTGGTGCAGGTTCGGCTTGGGCCGTCAACCTCAAGTGGAAGCTTGGTTACGATGACTCCCTGGACGTGGTCGGTGTTCACCTGGTTGCCGGTATCATCGGCACCCTCTTCCTCGGCTTCTTCGCGCTGCCAACCGAGGAAAGCGCTGGTGGCCTGTTCTACGGTGGCGGTCTCTCGCAGCTGGTTGCACAGTTCATGACGCTTCTTGTAGTAATGATCTTCTCCGCGGCAATGACTTGGGTTATCGCTTCGGTGATCGGTAAGTTCAGCCCATGGCGAGTATCGGCAGATATTGAAATTGCCGGTATCGACGCCGCTGAGCACAACGATGCTGGTTACCAGCTGGCCTCTAAGTAA
- a CDS encoding AMP-binding protein has protein sequence MSNTEKFRAARDLLLAARDDYQRAREEFTWPEFTDFNFAYDWFDAVAKDPQRADEPALILTEQDGTSARYSWSELSTRSTQVARWLSDEGLQRGDAIIVMLGNEVALWETMLAGMKLGAVIIPTTTQVTSEDLADRIERGKATWVITSHDHLEKLTEVPGAYAIVQVGGARYPGTLHFDDSHQAPAEFALETPTRKDENLLLYFTSGTTSQPKLVQHTHTSYPVGHLATMFWIGVEPGDVHLNVASPGWGKHAWSNFFGPWIAEATVFVFNYDRFDAQALMEQMATENVTSFCAPPTVWRYLIQADLTTLKTPPRKLVSAGEPLNAEVIDQVRTAWGQVIRDGYGQTETTVQIANSPGETVKVGAMGRPMPGYDIELRNPTTGHVAEVGEICLRIDPRPVGLMKGYFDDQAKTDEALRDGVYHTGDIAERDEEGILTYIGRADDVFKSSDYKLSPFELESVVLEHPAVAEVAVVPSPDPLKLSVPKAFVILAAGYEANAGTAEDVLGFCREHLAPYKRIRRLEFSDLPKTISGKIRRVELRLAEEEQHAAGKVPPKEFRDTDSPALKNRG, from the coding sequence ATGAGCAATACCGAGAAGTTCCGAGCCGCCCGCGATCTGCTTTTGGCCGCGCGCGATGACTACCAAAGAGCTCGGGAGGAGTTCACGTGGCCGGAATTCACCGACTTCAACTTCGCCTACGACTGGTTCGATGCCGTCGCAAAGGATCCGCAGCGGGCCGATGAGCCAGCCCTGATTCTCACCGAGCAGGATGGCACATCTGCCCGTTACAGCTGGTCTGAGCTCTCCACGCGTTCCACCCAGGTAGCCCGCTGGCTCTCCGACGAGGGCCTGCAACGCGGGGATGCGATCATCGTGATGCTCGGCAACGAGGTGGCCCTGTGGGAAACCATGCTGGCCGGCATGAAACTCGGAGCGGTCATCATTCCAACGACCACGCAGGTCACCAGCGAGGATCTCGCCGATCGCATCGAGCGAGGCAAGGCCACCTGGGTGATCACCAGCCACGATCACCTGGAAAAGCTCACCGAGGTTCCCGGCGCCTACGCCATCGTCCAGGTCGGCGGCGCCCGCTACCCCGGAACCCTGCACTTTGACGACTCCCATCAGGCGCCAGCCGAGTTCGCATTGGAGACCCCGACCCGCAAAGATGAGAACCTGCTGCTGTATTTCACCTCCGGAACCACTTCCCAGCCGAAACTCGTGCAGCACACCCACACCTCGTATCCGGTGGGCCATCTGGCGACCATGTTCTGGATCGGTGTCGAGCCGGGCGACGTGCATTTGAACGTTGCCTCCCCCGGCTGGGGCAAGCACGCGTGGTCCAATTTCTTCGGGCCGTGGATCGCTGAAGCCACCGTCTTCGTCTTCAACTATGATCGCTTCGATGCCCAGGCGCTGATGGAGCAGATGGCCACGGAGAACGTCACCAGTTTCTGCGCGCCTCCCACGGTATGGCGCTACCTGATCCAGGCCGATCTGACCACACTGAAAACCCCGCCACGCAAACTGGTGTCGGCCGGCGAGCCGTTGAACGCCGAAGTCATTGACCAGGTGCGCACCGCGTGGGGCCAGGTGATCCGTGACGGCTATGGCCAAACGGAAACCACGGTCCAAATCGCCAATTCCCCCGGCGAAACGGTTAAGGTAGGCGCCATGGGCCGCCCGATGCCTGGCTACGACATTGAACTGCGCAACCCCACCACCGGACACGTGGCCGAAGTGGGAGAAATCTGCCTGCGCATCGATCCCCGCCCGGTGGGTTTGATGAAGGGCTACTTCGATGACCAGGCGAAAACCGACGAGGCACTGCGTGACGGGGTCTATCACACCGGGGATATCGCCGAACGCGACGAAGAAGGGATCTTGACCTACATCGGCAGGGCGGACGATGTCTTCAAATCCAGCGACTACAAGCTCAGTCCCTTCGAACTTGAATCGGTGGTGCTGGAGCATCCGGCGGTGGCCGAAGTCGCGGTGGTCCCCTCCCCGGATCCGCTCAAGCTTTCGGTGCCCAAGGCCTTTGTCATCCTGGCTGCCGGTTACGAGGCGAACGCGGGCACCGCGGAAGACGTCCTGGGGTTCTGCCGCGAGCATCTGGCACCCTACAAGCGCATTCGCCGGCTGGAATTCTCAGATTTGCCGAAGACGATCTCCGGGAAGATCCGCCGGGTGGAATTGCGCCTGGCCGAGGAAGAACAGCATGCCGCCGGGAAGGTTCCGCCCAAGGAATTCCGGGATACCGATTCTCCTGCACTGAAAAATCGAGGCTAG
- a CDS encoding gamma-glutamylcyclotransferase, with amino-acid sequence MGSIKKGMKVIVTHKAEGGWVRVTSGSLTGWVIEKGNLRRHGPYSVAVYGTLRTGQSAYNVMNGFQQKVTNQRLASSSLYQMWNPNWTFLTNGPKTVVAEQFQYSDAKGPAMLKKLDIYEGQLKYQGKPMYTRQNVYLTDESQSWTYKTTSFSEKVVKNSGRYISSGDFLKRS; translated from the coding sequence GTGGGCAGCATTAAGAAAGGCATGAAGGTCATCGTCACGCATAAAGCCGAAGGTGGTTGGGTGCGTGTCACCTCTGGCTCCCTGACTGGCTGGGTCATTGAAAAGGGAAATCTCAGGCGGCATGGCCCGTATTCGGTGGCAGTCTATGGAACGCTTCGCACCGGACAATCTGCCTATAACGTGATGAATGGATTCCAGCAGAAGGTGACCAATCAGAGGCTGGCCAGCTCATCTTTGTATCAGATGTGGAACCCTAATTGGACCTTCCTGACCAACGGTCCAAAGACCGTGGTTGCTGAACAGTTCCAGTACTCAGATGCTAAAGGTCCTGCGATGCTCAAGAAGTTGGACATCTACGAAGGGCAGCTGAAGTATCAGGGCAAGCCGATGTACACACGACAAAATGTGTACCTCACCGATGAATCCCAATCGTGGACTTACAAGACAACATCCTTCTCGGAAAAGGTGGTCAAGAACTCTGGCCGCTACATTTCCTCCGGCGATTTCTTAAAGCGTTCGTAA
- the ffh gene encoding signal recognition particle protein → MFNSLSDRLTSTFKNLRGKGRLTEADIDGTVREIRRALLDADVAVSVVRAFVAQVKERALGAEVSESLNPGQQVVKIVNEELVGILGGETRRLNLAKNPPTVIMLAGLQGAGKTTLAGKLAKHLKSEGHTPMLVACDLQRPNAVKQLQINGERAGVPVYAPHPGVSSEFDTPTGDPVAVARDGIAEAKSKLHDVVIVDTAGRLGVDTEMMAQAANIRAAINPDEVLFVIDAMIGQDAVNTAQAFHEGVDFTGVVLSKLDGDARGGAALSVASVTGKPVMFASTGENLDDFEIFHPDRMASRILDMGDVMTLIEQAEKNWDKNEAERMAKKFADQEDFTLDDFLAQMAQIKKMGSMKKLLGMMPGAQISRQQLEQFDERQIDRVEAIVRSMTPHERVAPKIINGSRRARIAKGSGVTVSEVNQMLERFTEAQKMMKKMAAGGGIPGMPGAGRGAARKAKAKGKGKKQVKYGNPAKAAQAQLEAQNKKSSAPSGASFGAGANQDFDPSSLNLPAGFEKYLGK, encoded by the coding sequence GTGTTTAATTCACTTTCCGATCGCCTGACATCAACCTTCAAGAATCTGCGCGGTAAGGGCCGCCTGACTGAAGCAGACATCGACGGTACCGTCCGCGAAATCCGCCGCGCCCTGCTCGACGCTGACGTTGCCGTCTCGGTGGTCCGCGCCTTCGTGGCCCAGGTGAAAGAACGCGCCCTGGGCGCCGAGGTTTCCGAGTCGCTGAACCCGGGCCAGCAGGTCGTTAAGATCGTCAACGAGGAACTCGTTGGCATCCTCGGTGGCGAAACTCGTCGCCTGAACCTGGCCAAGAACCCTCCTACGGTGATCATGCTCGCCGGTTTGCAGGGTGCCGGTAAGACCACCCTGGCCGGTAAGTTGGCCAAGCACCTGAAGTCTGAAGGCCACACCCCAATGCTGGTGGCCTGTGACCTTCAGCGCCCTAACGCTGTTAAGCAGTTGCAGATCAACGGTGAGCGTGCCGGTGTTCCTGTCTATGCACCACACCCGGGTGTCTCCTCAGAATTTGATACCCCTACCGGTGACCCGGTAGCAGTAGCTCGCGATGGTATCGCCGAAGCTAAGTCCAAGCTGCATGACGTGGTCATCGTTGATACCGCGGGCCGTTTGGGTGTTGACACCGAAATGATGGCTCAGGCTGCGAACATTCGCGCAGCCATCAACCCTGACGAAGTGCTCTTTGTCATTGACGCAATGATCGGTCAGGATGCGGTGAATACCGCACAGGCCTTCCATGAAGGTGTCGATTTCACCGGTGTGGTCCTCTCCAAGCTCGATGGTGACGCCCGTGGTGGTGCCGCCCTGTCGGTCGCCTCGGTTACCGGTAAGCCAGTGATGTTCGCATCCACCGGTGAAAACCTGGATGACTTCGAGATCTTCCACCCAGATCGTATGGCTTCACGCATCCTGGACATGGGCGACGTGATGACGCTCATCGAACAGGCTGAGAAGAACTGGGACAAGAACGAAGCCGAGCGTATGGCGAAGAAGTTCGCCGACCAGGAAGACTTCACCCTGGACGACTTCCTGGCGCAGATGGCCCAGATCAAGAAGATGGGCTCGATGAAGAAGCTGCTGGGCATGATGCCCGGTGCGCAGATTTCTCGCCAGCAGCTTGAACAGTTTGATGAGCGTCAGATCGACCGCGTGGAAGCCATCGTTCGTTCGATGACTCCACACGAACGTGTGGCACCAAAGATCATCAACGGTTCACGTCGCGCCCGTATTGCTAAGGGTTCGGGCGTCACTGTTTCTGAAGTGAACCAGATGCTTGAGCGTTTCACCGAAGCGCAGAAGATGATGAAGAAGATGGCCGCCGGTGGCGGTATTCCAGGCATGCCAGGTGCGGGCCGTGGTGCTGCTCGCAAGGCGAAAGCCAAGGGTAAGGGCAAGAAGCAGGTCAAGTACGGTAACCCAGCGAAGGCCGCACAGGCCCAGCTGGAAGCCCAGAACAAGAAGTCTTCGGCACCCAGCGGAGCATCCTTTGGCGCCGGCGCCAACCAGGACTTCGATCCATCAAGCCTGAACCTGCCAGCAGGTTTCGAGAAGTACTTGGGCAAGTAA
- a CDS encoding SH3 domain-containing protein has translation MQSSKLNYRSAAIAAATAISLILAFTVTTNAWGSASRHNVQIQMGPYDPENAPPSKFIKKVTETSTTENLNLRKSPSTSAGSLGIMPKGTVVRPTGKKQDVWWQVTWGSKTGWSSSKYLTTRTYVKDESARYMTRYTPIYATKSLQQSIGAVNLRTKVSLLELSGTSAHIKTAYYHGWVEAKNVVTTIPAKQYRYVQRSGGIYSHQDPKKATCLGRIHHGEKYEYRRWDATHRKDEINVNGRWVWTNTTNRGAVTIQYRYAQRDGSVYNSAKKSSSKVVGTIKRGTKVRWGAWDSVNRRDEILLNGKWVWSDVTDRPKPSGYIPPSVDVKNYARFSNNAFSIRKILSLAQEQWAALRKA, from the coding sequence ATGCAATCGTCAAAACTCAACTATCGGAGCGCTGCGATTGCTGCAGCGACAGCCATCTCGCTCATACTTGCCTTCACGGTGACAACCAACGCCTGGGGGTCAGCAAGTCGTCACAACGTCCAAATTCAAATGGGTCCCTATGACCCTGAAAACGCTCCGCCGTCAAAGTTCATCAAAAAAGTCACGGAGACCAGCACCACCGAGAACCTGAATCTCAGGAAGTCACCCTCAACCAGTGCTGGATCTCTTGGGATCATGCCCAAGGGAACAGTCGTTCGTCCAACGGGTAAAAAGCAGGATGTCTGGTGGCAAGTCACATGGGGAAGTAAAACTGGATGGTCATCAAGTAAGTACCTGACGACACGAACCTATGTTAAAGACGAGTCCGCAAGATACATGACTCGCTATACTCCCATCTACGCCACAAAGTCACTTCAGCAAAGTATTGGTGCCGTTAATCTGCGTACCAAAGTGAGCTTGCTTGAACTCAGTGGTACCAGCGCACACATTAAAACCGCTTATTATCACGGTTGGGTGGAAGCCAAGAATGTCGTCACAACCATTCCGGCTAAACAGTACCGATACGTTCAGCGTAGTGGCGGTATCTACTCCCATCAGGATCCAAAGAAAGCTACCTGTCTGGGCAGGATCCACCACGGAGAAAAATATGAATATCGTCGTTGGGATGCCACGCACAGAAAAGACGAAATCAACGTGAACGGGCGCTGGGTATGGACCAACACCACCAATAGGGGAGCAGTGACGATTCAATACCGGTACGCGCAACGTGATGGCTCGGTATATAACTCAGCAAAGAAGAGCAGCTCTAAGGTCGTTGGCACCATCAAACGCGGCACCAAGGTTCGCTGGGGTGCATGGGACAGCGTTAATCGACGCGATGAGATTCTTTTGAACGGCAAATGGGTGTGGAGTGATGTCACTGATCGCCCCAAACCTTCCGGCTACATTCCACCATCGGTTGACGTCAAGAACTACGCACGTTTCAGCAACAATGCTTTCTCGATACGGAAAATCCTGTCTCTAGCGCAGGAACAGTGGGCAGCATTAAGAAAGGCATGA
- the ftsY gene encoding signal recognition particle-docking protein FtsY: MTDSLILTIIIVAVVAVVAIGVIAYVSKGRKPKTPYTSERDADDLPAGTQAPSATDVAADNASVTDTAIAVEEPVSPAAPQLDVPEPVQGRLARLRARLTKSNNMFSKGLLALLSQDSIDEDVWDEIEENLLMADLGTEPALELVDALRERVKIEGSKDPARVKAMLREELLKLVDPSLDRSYLPQPHPDRPSIIMVVGVNGVGKTTTIGKMARVLVAEDKDVLLGAADTFRAAAAEQLATWGDRVGVPTVRSDIDGADPASVAFEAVSAGIDQEVDIVMIDTAGRLQNKVGLMDELGKIKRVVEKKAAIDEVLLVLDATTGQNGLQQAKVFSEVVNVSGIVLTKLDGTAKGGIVVAIQRQLGVPVKLVGLGEGPDDLAPFNPEDFVDALLEG, translated from the coding sequence GTGACTGATTCGCTTATATTAACTATCATCATCGTCGCGGTTGTTGCCGTGGTAGCCATTGGCGTCATTGCCTATGTCTCCAAGGGACGCAAGCCAAAGACTCCTTACACTTCTGAACGCGATGCCGATGACTTGCCGGCCGGTACTCAAGCTCCGAGCGCTACCGATGTCGCTGCTGATAATGCCAGCGTTACCGATACTGCCATTGCAGTTGAAGAGCCAGTCTCTCCGGCCGCACCGCAGCTCGATGTTCCAGAGCCTGTTCAAGGTCGCTTGGCTCGATTGCGTGCCCGTCTGACCAAGTCCAACAACATGTTCTCCAAGGGTCTGCTGGCACTGCTGAGCCAGGACTCCATCGATGAGGATGTCTGGGACGAGATCGAAGAGAATCTGCTCATGGCAGACCTCGGTACCGAACCAGCCCTAGAGCTGGTGGATGCCTTGCGCGAACGCGTCAAGATTGAAGGTAGTAAAGATCCTGCCCGCGTGAAAGCGATGTTGCGCGAAGAGCTCTTGAAGCTCGTTGATCCAAGCCTTGATAGAAGCTACCTACCGCAGCCACACCCAGATCGCCCAAGCATCATCATGGTCGTCGGCGTCAACGGTGTTGGCAAGACCACCACCATTGGCAAGATGGCGCGTGTACTTGTTGCTGAAGACAAGGATGTTCTCCTGGGTGCTGCTGATACCTTCCGTGCCGCAGCTGCCGAACAGTTGGCTACCTGGGGTGACCGCGTTGGTGTTCCAACCGTACGTTCGGACATTGACGGTGCTGATCCAGCTTCGGTTGCCTTCGAAGCAGTTTCTGCTGGTATCGACCAGGAAGTCGATATCGTCATGATTGATACCGCAGGGCGACTGCAGAACAAGGTCGGCCTGATGGACGAGCTGGGCAAGATCAAGCGCGTCGTGGAAAAGAAGGCCGCTATCGACGAGGTCCTACTTGTCCTAGATGCCACCACCGGACAGAACGGTCTGCAACAGGCCAAGGTCTTCTCCGAGGTTGTCAACGTTTCGGGCATCGTGCTGACCAAGCTTGATGGCACCGCTAAGGGCGGCATCGTAGTTGCCATTCAGCGCCAGCTGGGTGTGCCGGTGAAGTTGGTTGGTCTGGGAGAGGGACCAGATGATCTGGCTCCGTTCAACCCAGAAGACTTCGTTGATGCACTGCTTGAAGGCTAA
- a CDS encoding MFS transporter: MLFSSRKTAVRAPIPREIGVLLVAAFIIALGFGLIAPILPQYAVSFDVGAAAASIIVSIFAFTRLIFAPVAGALVGKLGEPRIYVTGVLLVAISTLLCGFVQDYTQLLIARGLGGFGSTMFTISAMALIARLSPEESRGRISGLYAGAFLLGNVAGPVLGSVLAPLGMRVPFFIYGTALVIAAAVVYFALGRRRDLDKDAEDPAKARQAIEVVTTREALGSPAYRAALFSGFSYGWLAFGIRNSMIPLFALAVFGDGLGTTIAGLSMALFAIGNGCALLFSGKLTDRVGRKIPVMLGLTLLLLSIGSMGIFTSAAGFVVCSIFAGFGGGILGPAQQASISDVIGTGRNGGTALAGFQMCQDFGAIIGPLLAGFLADSLNYEIAFGVSALVALVGLLGWSFVPRTIRPVALDDDQASTKGAA, encoded by the coding sequence ATGTTGTTCTCCTCTCGTAAAACTGCTGTACGCGCACCAATTCCTAGAGAAATAGGCGTACTGCTGGTGGCAGCGTTCATTATCGCTTTGGGTTTTGGGCTCATCGCGCCCATCTTGCCGCAGTATGCGGTGAGCTTTGATGTCGGTGCTGCAGCTGCCAGCATTATCGTCAGCATTTTCGCTTTTACCCGTTTGATCTTTGCCCCGGTGGCCGGCGCCCTGGTTGGCAAGCTCGGCGAACCTCGCATCTACGTCACCGGTGTCTTACTCGTTGCCATCTCAACCTTGCTGTGCGGTTTCGTTCAGGATTACACGCAGTTATTAATCGCCCGTGGACTCGGTGGCTTTGGCTCCACCATGTTCACCATTTCAGCGATGGCACTGATTGCCAGGCTTTCCCCCGAAGAATCCCGTGGCCGAATTTCCGGTCTTTATGCCGGAGCTTTCTTGCTGGGCAATGTTGCAGGCCCGGTACTCGGTAGCGTTCTGGCACCTTTAGGTATGCGAGTACCGTTCTTTATTTACGGTACTGCGCTGGTCATTGCAGCAGCAGTGGTTTACTTCGCCTTGGGACGCCGACGTGACCTGGATAAGGATGCCGAGGATCCAGCTAAGGCCCGTCAAGCCATTGAGGTGGTCACCACCCGTGAAGCCCTGGGCTCCCCCGCCTACCGCGCTGCGCTCTTCTCCGGTTTTAGCTATGGCTGGCTAGCCTTTGGCATCCGCAACAGTATGATCCCGCTCTTTGCCCTAGCTGTTTTCGGCGATGGTCTGGGAACCACAATTGCCGGGTTGTCGATGGCATTATTTGCCATCGGTAATGGTTGTGCACTGCTCTTCTCTGGAAAACTCACCGACCGAGTGGGACGCAAAATACCTGTCATGCTCGGGTTGACCCTTTTACTGCTTTCCATCGGGTCCATGGGTATCTTTACCTCGGCCGCTGGTTTTGTCGTGTGCTCCATCTTCGCTGGTTTCGGTGGCGGCATCCTAGGCCCTGCCCAGCAGGCTTCAATTTCTGATGTCATCGGCACCGGACGTAATGGTGGTACGGCACTGGCAGGTTTCCAGATGTGTCAGGATTTCGGGGCGATTATTGGCCCACTACTCGCCGGATTCCTCGCCGACTCATTGAACTACGAAATCGCTTTTGGCGTTTCTGCCTTAGTCGCGTTGGTTGGATTGCTCGGTTGGAGCTTTGTCCCGCGCACCATTCGCCCGGTGGCGCTAGACGATGATCAGGCTTCGACA
- a CDS encoding acyltransferase family protein, which translates to MSSNQDLPLPVKQDPKPKGFRADIQGLRAIAVGIVVLYHFWGHYLPGGFVGVDVFFVISGFLITSHLISKPPKTLLDVAQFWMRRVKRLIPASFLVILCSVAGIWIFAPQTLWQDWGLQAIAATFYFQNWFLALTKVDYLAEGDAPSPFQHFWSLSAEEQFYFVWPVLIGLLVLAALKYKKNPKAIILGGIGVIFLVSFAYSMYATATDPGAAYFSTFTRVWEFSAGALVAALGAKAHAATTDRLALVGSWGGILAIAFSAVMFSGQMPFPGYIAAIPVFGTVLVLLCNSTHKYSPKIFLDTKLFQFFGDNSYAIYLWHWPLLVLVPFMVDDFKWPQKFAALALTLILAVATQKLVEVRFKKLIDTSAILSAPRFLTAGSLVLALFAGAFYMTSTRVTEDAQDINKSLAQVEKTVGDECFGASALSDSCDKPDAAQTADQQVAPAPVAAKTDKPVVYKDDCFASQTTDFQDRPVCHYGKGDIKVALVGNSHAGQWFPALNTLAQEHGWQIDTYLANRCAIMGEEQKFDDQASVEGCGDLGGWVTDQIKKEDYDLVITSNRQSVPVSGHSMESSQDPATDAYEKLMGDWADTGAEVAVIHDTSWPGATLDNVPDCVAKNSSDPDECSGDADEWIPQDPQIDAVKSLDDPDIVQVDMNDQLCEDGTCYSVIGGIVAYWDHSHLSATYAQSLSETLGSRMEKALDSDKLFPAA; encoded by the coding sequence GTGTCGTCCAATCAAGACTTGCCCCTGCCCGTTAAACAGGACCCGAAACCCAAAGGATTCCGTGCAGACATTCAGGGGCTACGCGCCATTGCCGTAGGCATTGTTGTCTTGTATCACTTCTGGGGACATTACCTTCCAGGCGGTTTTGTCGGAGTAGATGTCTTCTTCGTCATCTCCGGGTTCTTGATCACCTCCCACCTGATTTCTAAGCCACCTAAGACTCTCTTAGACGTCGCTCAATTTTGGATGCGACGCGTGAAGCGTCTGATTCCCGCGTCATTCCTGGTCATTCTTTGCAGTGTTGCAGGTATTTGGATCTTTGCCCCTCAGACTCTTTGGCAAGACTGGGGACTTCAAGCAATCGCTGCCACTTTCTACTTCCAGAATTGGTTCTTGGCATTAACCAAGGTCGACTACCTTGCAGAAGGGGACGCGCCAAGCCCGTTCCAGCATTTCTGGTCTCTCTCAGCAGAGGAGCAGTTCTACTTCGTCTGGCCGGTGCTAATCGGACTATTGGTGCTTGCTGCATTGAAGTATAAGAAGAATCCAAAAGCCATCATCCTTGGTGGCATAGGGGTGATCTTCCTTGTCTCCTTTGCCTACTCCATGTATGCCACAGCAACGGATCCCGGCGCGGCCTATTTCTCCACCTTCACTCGTGTGTGGGAGTTTTCTGCCGGAGCACTCGTTGCTGCCTTGGGCGCCAAAGCGCACGCGGCCACCACTGACCGGTTAGCTTTGGTTGGTTCCTGGGGCGGCATTCTCGCTATTGCTTTTAGCGCCGTGATGTTCAGCGGACAGATGCCATTCCCCGGCTATATCGCAGCGATTCCGGTATTTGGTACCGTACTGGTCTTGCTGTGCAATTCCACGCACAAGTACTCGCCCAAGATCTTCTTAGACACCAAGCTATTCCAGTTCTTCGGTGACAACTCCTACGCCATCTACCTTTGGCACTGGCCACTACTGGTCTTAGTGCCATTCATGGTTGACGACTTCAAATGGCCACAGAAATTTGCGGCCTTAGCTTTGACGTTGATTCTGGCCGTTGCGACACAAAAGTTGGTTGAAGTTCGCTTCAAAAAGTTAATTGATACCTCTGCAATACTTTCGGCTCCGCGCTTCTTGACCGCAGGTAGTTTGGTCTTGGCTTTGTTCGCCGGTGCCTTCTATATGACCAGTACACGAGTCACCGAAGACGCTCAGGACATCAACAAGTCCCTAGCCCAGGTTGAAAAAACCGTAGGGGATGAATGCTTTGGAGCGTCGGCGTTGAGCGATAGCTGCGACAAGCCCGATGCTGCCCAAACTGCAGATCAACAGGTGGCTCCCGCACCAGTGGCGGCCAAAACCGACAAGCCCGTCGTCTATAAAGACGATTGTTTTGCCAGCCAAACTACCGACTTCCAGGATCGTCCGGTCTGCCATTACGGTAAGGGCGATATCAAGGTTGCATTGGTGGGTAACTCGCATGCAGGTCAGTGGTTCCCTGCACTGAATACGCTCGCTCAGGAGCACGGATGGCAAATTGATACCTATCTAGCGAATCGCTGTGCCATCATGGGCGAAGAACAGAAGTTTGATGACCAAGCCAGCGTTGAAGGGTGCGGTGATCTTGGCGGATGGGTGACCGATCAGATCAAGAAGGAAGATTATGATCTGGTGATTACCTCCAACCGGCAATCCGTGCCGGTCAGTGGCCACAGTATGGAATCATCGCAGGATCCAGCCACCGATGCCTACGAAAAACTCATGGGCGACTGGGCGGATACCGGTGCCGAAGTTGCGGTCATCCATGACACGTCATGGCCTGGAGCGACACTGGATAACGTACCCGACTGCGTAGCGAAAAATTCGTCGGATCCAGATGAATGCAGCGGAGATGCCGATGAGTGGATCCCACAGGACCCTCAGATTGACGCCGTGAAGTCTCTGGATGATCCAGATATTGTGCAGGTGGACATGAATGACCAACTCTGCGAAGACGGCACATGCTATTCAGTGATCGGGGGAATTGTCGCTTACTGGGATCATTCACACCTCAGCGCCACTTATGCTCAGTCTTTGTCTGAAACCTTAGGTTCACGGATGGAGAAGGCCTTGGATTCTGACAAATTATTCCCCGCGGCCTGA